Genomic segment of Benincasa hispida cultivar B227 chromosome 1, ASM972705v1, whole genome shotgun sequence:
ttctcaaTTCTGGTTGAAAGAGCAAGCTGAAGAAGAAGCTCAAACGTGGTGGCCGTAGCTATAGCCTTACGTATATAGCTTTGTGATCACGGAACCGAAGCGCCAGATCAATGGCTCTCGACGTCGAAGCTGCACCAGCGGCGGAGTTGGCGCTTGCTGATACCGACATCAACTGGAACAGGTTCTCGATCAACTTTCCCTCTGCCATCACGTTTGTACCATTTTGCATCAATGTTCTATTAATTTGCTAGCGAAAACCATGATCCTCACTGATTCTTGGCTTAGAACGATTATTAGTGTAGGTTTCTGTTTCAGGACTTCGCTTAAGGGATGAATGAACGTGGTAGATGATAACTTCTTGTTGTTGTGgaattttattttgtatgtCTAGGTCTCCGTTTTAGGATTTCGTTTAAAGGACTGAGAAATGCGTTCTAGATGTTAACGTCCGATTGTTGTGGAATTTTGTTTGGTTTGTCTGAGACCTTGGAAGACTTTTGGTTGGAGAATGTATTAGGATCTGATAGTCTtgccatcattttttttttggttaagaATTAGGAATTTGGAGCTTTAAACTGAGTTAATGCTCTTTAATTGCCGCACTAGGCTTCTGTATGTGAGTTGATCATAACACAATATAAATATAACGTATAATTTTAAACTATGCGATTTGTGGAGTTTATCTCCACTTTACTTCTAAGTTTTAACGTCCTCACCTTCAATAATCTCCACCAGTACGCCTTCAggcttttcttttaatttacaCTCTTGCCAATGTTACTGTAGTTTTCTTGTCAAAATGAAATTATCTTTGGATATTAAGAATTGTAGATCTTTTTTTCACAAATATTTTGGAATGTATTTCCATGCTTTGTGTAATGTTGTATCCGTTTTTCTTGCAATGTTACTGATGACTTCAATTAGGTTGGACAAGACAAAGTTTCATATAATTGGGGCAATACTCTTTACGGCTCAGTCAGCCTTGTTACATCCAACAGCAGTTGTAAAAACTAGAATGCAAGTTGCTGGATCTGGTCTATCTCACATGCGTGGACTGTCAGTTTTCTGGACTATATTGAAGTCTGATGGAATCTCTGGCTTGTATAGAGGTTTTGGTACTTCAGCGCTTGGATCATTACCTGGTAGAGTACTGGCTTTAACATCACTAGAAGTATCAAAAGACATCATGTTGAAATATACTGGAAACCTGGAAATGCCTGAAGCAACACGTGTTGGTCTTGCTAATGGAGTGGCAGGCATGATCTCAAATTTAGTTTCATGCATATACTATGTACCATTGGACGTGGTAGGTGAATCTTTCCTTTCGAGTTTTGTCTTTTTGAGATTGTGTTTTTTAttatgaagattgaagaagttTTCGTTCAGAAGATTGGGACTGAAACTTGATGAGAGAACTCTTTAAGACTTCATTGAAATAAATGATTTTCCATGAATGGGCCATGGTTCGAAGTTCCCTTTCTTAAGCCAACCTGACATAGTTTAATTGACCTGTACTCTTTTCCTTGAGGTTGGAGGTTCGAGTCCCCATACCCTCCAtttgtttgtaataaaaaaaagttcccATGCGtgatttcaaatttagtttttaggaTGGAGTGGTAAATTCTTTACttggtttgaaaaaaaaaaaaaaaaaaagaaagaatagtTATGGATAAAAACACTACTTAGTTTTGCTCTGGATTGAATGTGGGATGTAACAGTGAACATCTGCTACTTAACAGTTTATAAAGCAGCTTTAATTTTAATCTGTATGTATATCTGAATCTAAAATGTCAATTGTTAACCTCAGACTTGCCAGAGGCTGATGGTTCAAGGGCTTCCTGGAACTACCTTCTGCAATGGCCCACTTGATGTTGTCAAAAAAGTGATGAAGGCTGAAGGATTTCGTGGTTTATATAGGGGTTTTGGATTAACGGCTGTAACTCAGTCGCCAGCATCTGCTCTCTGGTGGGGTGTTTATGGTGCTGCTCAGCATATTATCTGGAGGTGCAATAATTTTCTAGTATTGTCAACTTTGCGGATTAACTTTACCTAAATGGCCAAAATCTTGGACTATGAAGTAATCTAATCATTGTTAGGAGCTTAGGATATCGAGATAGCATGGAGAAGAAACCTTCTCACATGGAGATGGTGACGGTTCAGGCCACAGCAGGAATGGTGGCAGGTGCTTGTTCCTCTGTGATTACAACTCCCGTAGACACAGTAAAGACGCGACTTCAGGTAACTTAATTGTTAATATTAATGTGCTGCAGTATGAGAGGGAGTTGGGTTTCTGAAATCGGTTATACATTTACATGTGTGTGTATTTGTACATCATTGGTATGAAATGATGAAAAGACTAAGACGGTCACTTCTTTTATATGGATCTCTCCAATGCAGGTCATCGATAACTATGGAATTGGAAGACCATCCGTGCTCAAGACTTCAAGAGCACTTCTCAAGGAAGATGGATGGTTGGGATTTTATAGAGGCTTTGGACCTCGGTTTTTGAATATGTCTCTTTATGGAACCACGATGATAGTCACTTATGAACTGATCAGTAAGTCCGGATTTCACGTTTGTCTGATGTGAAGGTTTATGAAACTAAAGCAAAACATTAGGATTTAGGAAACATAAAAAATACCTGAAGTATATTGGTTTCCACCAACTTGAAAAGTTTCATTTTAACAAATTAGAAAAACATAAAGAAACATACTCACGTACCTATTATCTTCTTGCTCTTAATTTTTCGTCATTTCGTTTATATgtatatcctttttttttttttcctaactcTAAACTTACCCTTAAATATATAATCGATCTTTGTGTATTTCTGTTTAACCCTCTAATATGCTTTTTATCAGAGAGACTTTCGTTAAGGACATCGTGACATCTTGAACGGGAGGACATGCGGGACATTTAGAATGAATAGAACAGTAAGCCAGCAGCTTAATGTTTTTTTGGTTCTTCTTTCCCTCTTTTTTGGAGGTTGGGGGTTGTGAGCAGCAGAAGAAACATAGAAGCATCTCATTGATACAGGATGGAACTAAACTAGCAGTAGTAGAAACGTagatcatttcatttttccctTCTGTAAACTGAAACAGAGGTGTCccttttaacaattttaaaatcgCCTATATTGATTTCATTTCGTTAGAATTGTATTCATGAACTAATGAAAAGATGAATGATGATTTGTAGGAATGTTGCATGTTTgaatcattgattttttttttttttttttctcttggcGGGTTAGTAAGCATCTTAAACTAGCAGCAGATGAAACGTAGAAGCGTCATTGAGACACGACGGAACTTAACTAGCAATAGTGTAGCAGCAATAGTTTAAACATGCATAGACCCTTCATTCTTCTTTCTGTAAACTGAATCTTAGAGGTGACTTTtttcacataattaaaatcactgGTATCATGTATCTGTTTCATTTTGGTTACAATTGTATTCATGAGCGAACTGaaaaatgaatgttgattgaTTTGTAAGGCTTCTTGCATTCTTGAATTCTCCAACCCACCCTAAAAAAGGGTTGAATTGGTGACTCATTAACCTTTCGGCAATGCAAAACTTAAGCTTCTCCTATCCATGGCCACCTTATAACTGCAGGGTTGAATTCCTTCAGAGCCTACTGCTTGTGACTACAGGtatgaatattatatttttatgttatacGGCAAAAGTATTACCTCTTAGCTCACTGTTTTGGAGTAGGTGAAAGGGCCCACAGTTCTGGAATTATCAGATTAATGATTGATCAGAAGAGTTCGGGAATGAACGATGTCATAGGAAGGAACTGAATTTCTAATTCTATGTTCTCATACGTTGATCGGATCAAAGAAGCAAGGCCAAAAATCTTCCAAATGTCGTTTTGGCTGAAGTGCATTACTTGAGACACTTGGTGTTTGAAGGCTAAAAAAAGGGGGGGAAATGTAGAAAAATATGGAGACTGAACGTGGCTATGCATGGTGAGAGACAAATCGATATCATGTCTTCAACAAAACGCGTGCAAACATCCTTCAACAGACACGACAACTGCCACGTTCACTTCATGCAGCAAGCCAAGAACTGCATATATACACGAAAGGAACAAAAGACTTCGAATTTGTAGACACATCAAAACACCAAAGACTTCGAATTTGTCCAATTCCACTATTTCCTTCCTGGAGGTTGAAGATGCCGGGCCTTACAATCGGCGATACAATACCCAATATTCAAGCTGATAGCACCCATGGAAAGATCAGTCTACATGATTACATCGGTGGTAGCTGGGCCATTATCTTCTCTCACCCCGGTACtctttcaaaatcactcccGATCTTTTAAGCTTTTGAATTcctaaccaaattttaaaaataaaaacagccttttaaaagctactttttctaGGAAATACAAATCAAGAAATTTAAGCTAAACTGAATATAATTCAATACTACGATTGAAAAATCTGAAGGTAGAAGGGTGTTTATGggtttaacttttaaaaataaaaaatcaagaaaCAAATAGTTACGTAACCTGgtcttaatctttgattttaTACCAAGACATTGATGTAGCATTTTTGCTTGTGgcttcttagccaatttctaaaagcaaaaacaagtttttaaaagcagACTCTTTCTAGTTTTTAAGATAACAAATCAAGAAATATAGAAGTAGAAGTGGtgtttatagttttaattttcagaaatctaaaactaaaaatcaaatagttatccaaCCGGCTGGTTTGATTGTGCACTTAGACATTGATGTGGCATTGTTGTTTGTTGCTTTGGCATTTGCATTTGCATGCATCCCTCATTGGTTGTCAGCGGATTCCAGGTGATTTCACCCCAGTTTGTACGACGGAGCTAGGGATGATGGCTGCTCAAGCAGAGGAGTTCAGTAGACGTGGTGTAAAGCTTATAGGATTGTCTTGCGATAATGTTCAATCTCATACCGAGTGGATCAAAGATATCGAAGCCTACAATGTGAGGATCGAATTTTTTTATTCTGTATTGAATGCTTTTCGTATTTGAATAGTTAATTTAGTAGAGAAACATACGGTTacagaaaggaaaaaaagtctCATATCCAATACTGGCGGATCCAAAGCGGGAGATTATTAAGGAACTGAATATGGTCGACCCCGATGAGACTTTCTTGTCGGGTAGTCCAGTGCCATCGCGGGCATTGCACATCATCGGTCCGGACAAGAAAGTGAAGCTGAGCTTCTTATACCCAGCAAGTACTGGGAGGAACTTGGAGGAAGTGGTGAGGGTTTTGGAGTCCTTGCAAAAGGCTGCAAAGCACAAGGTGGCAACTCCGGTGAACTGGAAACCGGGGGACAAGTGCGTGATTGCGCCGAGTGTGAGTAATGAGCAGGCCAAGCAAATGTTCCCTGAAGGCTTTGAAACTGTGGAGCTTCCATCAAAGAAGGAATACTTGCGTTTCACTGCTGTGTGAAGGCCGTCACGGTAATGAGATTCTATGTGTAGtttgaatgaatgaatgatcaAAAGTGGTAACTATGTTGTTCTCTCTGTGTATAAGATGATGAAAAGCAATAGCTATGTATGTATGGTTTTTGCAGTTATGTATCCTCTGGCCTCTACCAAAATGCTTTTACGTAATAATAAGTTTTGAATCTGAAATCAATATTGGATATTGAAATTAGGAagatgattaaattaattttacaatatatCTCCTTAATTTTATTCTCCATCTCCTCTTTCCACTCACGTTCCTCCATGGTTTTCACATAAATTTAGTAATAGTTTCAGTTGGAGGGTGTTTAACACCTTTCCTACACTAGCTGAGTGCATGGtattaaattgaatataataCAAATAGTtaatgattatttattaatttaaatattttttatttttgaatataTATCCAATCAGACTAGATTGACGTTTCTTACCCATGAACACAAGATTTCAATATTTACGAGGACGTTTtatatacaaactttttgcaaacaagttttatgtttaattatattaaaaatatataaaaatacaatatgtcATGTTAATATTGGGTAATCGACATTTTTAGTCCCCTTGAGGGTATTTTTTggaaaaacttgttttgttttgttttgttttttccctcaagaaagtgaggtaagcttgggaaagtTTTAATGTACCATTATTCTTATACCCTCCCCGGTTCACTTAATTCACACCTAATTAAgttttatcatatttaattcAACAACTAATAATCGTTCTACCtatgaaattaattgttttataatctACAGTTAACAACAATTCCATCATCAACGTTTAAACCCAATTCTCTCACCAACCCAAAATTTCTCTTCTCAAAATTTTACTCCACGAAAGTtgtaattttatcaatatattacataaaaaaatatgtatttcattttgtatctGAATAGTTCGAACCTTGTTTTCGTTTTGAATTAGCGATCGATGCTTGCttgtttgtcattttttttttaatgtctaattttgATTCAACTGGTAATTACATacctattaaattaatttcttttataacaATTCTCACaaaaatagtttaatatatatatatatatataagaaatgaATCGAAATTGTTTCGGAAGATATACTCGATCGGGCTTCTTAAGAACGTTACCGGGTGGGGAACGGGTCAAGAAGGTTACTGGCCTGTATGGATCGAGTCTGGGCGAGGTAGAAGTAAAAGttaaaaacttaaatttaaatagtaaatctaatataaattttaaatatattataataagaTTCTCTCTTTTTggtatttgattttgaaaattgaaagtaaaTCTAGTATATtcctaaattaaaaaatatcattaaaaagATTTTCCATGAACTACACGTGTAACTAAACTAAATAATAGCATAtgcatgaaagaaaaaaaaaaatgaaaagtcacaccttttaattatattttgaattttttaaatttatgtgcATCATATGTGGAAGTTTCTATCTTCTACATTGTAGTATCTCTTTTAtcatctttcttctcttttgagAAAGAAATATTATGTTTGTCTTTCCTAAATCTTAtactaaattttatatattatcaatttttctctaaattcgattatattttatcaaatgaaatattatgTTAAAATTATATGCAACTTTTTAAATCTTTAgtcaaatttctaaatttcaaatcattttaCCAATTGTCCCAATGAATTTTTTAGATGGATATCAAgtgattgattttgatttttaaatttttggaaagattaaaattttttaaaaaaagttacaatatgaaaatatataaaatctcagtATGAGTCTCGGACAGATTAACACCGAGATCGATGAATTCTGACAGATTAACACCGAGATCGAtgaattctcaactaaattaatatttggattttatatagttttcatatattacctttttttcattttgcaaaatttgatctttcctaaaattaaaaataaaaatgcaatcaaatttaaaaattcatataatcatgGAAGTAGAAGTTGGcctaaaattacataaaaattgaatataatatgaggtaaaaataaccaaatttggagaaaatttgaaaatatataaggtTTAATATAAGATATGAATAGACTATCTAACATTtagaaaaattactaaaatctcGGCATTTAATCTCTTCGACATGTATGGCCAAAAGGGCCAAAACAATctataagttagaaaaaataaaattttcaactaaatcTCGATGGTATAAGATATGGTTGAGATTTAGATGCACAGAGAAAAACTAGTATAATGACTTCTCAAAAAATGTGCTAACTTTGAAAGATGGAAAGTTGAGGGTGCTATTTCTAATAATTTCCCGTGAAATGGAGATGACTTAAAAATATATGCATTCTGTCAAATTTCTAAGTAACTTTGAAAGTTACCTAGAAATTGGACAAAAactttgtttataaaaaaatactGCTAAAATACCAAACTTCTTCATTCTTCCGTCTTCAAGGTTCTACTCCATAGGAGGTGCTCTGACCGTTGCTTCTGAAGAAACCACCAAAAATCGACAGATACTTAGAAGATTCGGCGAAACCATCAGAATCCGATAACTAGTTGTCAATAAGAGGTGCTCTGGCCGTTCTTTCGGACATAAATATGCAATCTTCGAACTCAACAAACGAATGGATTAGGGTTTCAACGAAAAATCTTTGTTTTAAAATCTACAAAACTTAGAAGGGTGCTACAACAAAGTTTCAACATACATACTTTTCTCCTTAAATGTACATGCGGTATTTCTTATATTcgaaatacaatatatttgttttgattttttttagaaaaagatccAGTCCGATTTTTAAGAGATCACAAACCGAATATacgttttaaaaaaagaatacgAGAAATAGTGACCGATTGCGTGTTGTGGGGATAACTGGAAGAAAGCCTAAAAACATCAAATCACTATACACTTTAAGCAGTGACGAGGAGCTACATTTGTCTTTTCAATAAgaatgttattttatgtatatTATATACGATAGATTATAGAAGCAATTTTATATAACCAACGGTGTAACTATTAAGCTGTAAATTGTATAAATAGAACTATGAATTGATTGTTTGCATTGATAGAGGGAACAAATAACACAATGACAAGTCTTTCAGTTGAAAGAATCAACCCGAAAAAACAACTAAGAAAAGAGAAATGAGTGAAATGGCCCTTGATGTAAGCGAAACACCTAAAAGgacaaaaacaaatacaaaggtAATTAATTGTTTCTTCATATAACAATTGTTAAGTAAACGACCCTTGAGTTTTTGTCAATTCATTCAATGTTGGAAGTGACAAGTTCAAAAACAAGGTTAGGTTTTTGGGAAGATAAATTGGCAAGTGGGTTTTGATACTTCAAAATGCTTGATACGT
This window contains:
- the LOC120069588 gene encoding solute carrier family 25 member 44-like, yielding MALDVEAAPAAELALADTDINWNRLDKTKFHIIGAILFTAQSALLHPTAVVKTRMQVAGSGLSHMRGLSVFWTILKSDGISGLYRGFGTSALGSLPGRVLALTSLEVSKDIMLKYTGNLEMPEATRVGLANGVAGMISNLVSCIYYVPLDVTCQRLMVQGLPGTTFCNGPLDVVKKVMKAEGFRGLYRGFGLTAVTQSPASALWWGVYGAAQHIIWRSLGYRDSMEKKPSHMEMVTVQATAGMVAGACSSVITTPVDTVKTRLQVIDNYGIGRPSVLKTSRALLKEDGWLGFYRGFGPRFLNMSLYGTTMIVTYELIKRLSLRTS
- the LOC120069609 gene encoding 1-Cys peroxiredoxin; the protein is MPGLTIGDTIPNIQADSTHGKISLHDYIGGSWAIIFSHPGDFTPVCTTELGMMAAQAEEFSRRGVKLIGLSCDNVQSHTEWIKDIEAYNKGKKVSYPILADPKREIIKELNMVDPDETFLSGSPVPSRALHIIGPDKKVKLSFLYPASTGRNLEEVVRVLESLQKAAKHKVATPVNWKPGDKCVIAPSVSNEQAKQMFPEGFETVELPSKKEYLRFTAV